Proteins from one Astatotilapia calliptera chromosome 8, fAstCal1.2, whole genome shotgun sequence genomic window:
- the LOC113028550 gene encoding myoferlin-like isoform X4 translates to MLRVVVESAKGLPKKTLGVPDPITTVIFRDDKKKTKSIDKELNPVWNELVEFDLKGKALDSSSFIDVIVKDYETIGKDKFLGSAKIYLKDLASGQARSLPCKNVPLVSESGQNIGATINLLVGYDAPANAVPNPNDPQSGETTVDAGGGGGGEEGNGTLPDGSQSGPAGTSPSGGQSVNLRRGVARAQSRYRLANKPQDFQIRVRIIEARQLPGNNIKPVVKVYVCGHTHRTRIKRGNNPFFDEIFFYNVHMLPSDLFDENISFRVYNSCSLRADSLMGEFKVDVGYVYDEPAHCVMRKWILLNDLDDSSSGAKGYLKVSLFVVGTGDDPPVEKRESNDDHDDIESNLLLPAGVTLRWATLSLKVFRAEDIPQMDDAFVQNLKELFGGEANRKNLVDPFLEASFAGRKLCTQIIETNANPEWNEVLNLQVKFPSMCERVKLTVFDWDRLTGNDAIGTTYLNLANIASSGGEIEGNSGESEVGFLPAFGPCYINLYGSPREFTGFPDPYEDLNFGKGEGVAYRGRILVELSTKLEGKADKAVDKIHSDDVLVVQKYQRRRKYCLCAVFHSASMIQEPGEPIQFEVSIGNYGNKLDTTCKPLASTTQYSCAIFDGNHYYYLPWANTKPVVVVTSYWEDISHRLDSVNIILYITHHLQSNLEEFKTAILAKVSDNQLAEVWLKLLNQLIEDLESFPTPELEGHSNLTTLDIQIKKLRDRALTSIKDGARRMREEAGEIRDTLSDLESWVEKLKTLAEEPQISMPDVIIWMLRGEKRVACSRIPAHQILYSTFSEQACGQHCGKTQTVYLQYPMDKNKGLKVPVQIRVNMWLGLSAHEKKFSSYSEGSFSVFAELYENQAQVFGKWGTTGLVGRHKFSDVTGKLKLKKEYFIPPRGWEWESEWFIDPEKALLTEADAGHTEFMDEVFQNETRFPGGDWKAASEPFTDVNGEKSRNPTEFDCPPGWNWEDEWTVDINRAVDDQGWEYGVTIPPDDKPRSWVPAEKMYHVHRRRRLIRPRKRSKVPGGTAVERRDQGNPEGWEFSSLIGWKFHRNERSSDTFRRRRWRRKMAPESRLGAAAIFQLEGALGIDTEENEKDSKGDATKLFGANTPTVSCSFDRSYMYHLRVYVHQARNMTSMDKDSFSDPYAHVSFLHVSKTTEKLRATLNPTWDQTLIFNDVEIYGDPQKIAYRPPNVVLEFYDSDQVGKDEMLGRSICTPIVKLNSAMDQTPKLLWHPIIQKGKVAGEALVAAELILKNKSGDSDLPLVPPKRENIYMVPQGIRPVVQLTAVEILAWGLRKMKPYQLAAISSPSLVVECGGQRVESAVIKNMKKNPNFPSSVLFIKVLLPKEEMYTPPIVLKVIDHRPFGRKPVVGQCTISSLEQFRCDPYVITAEGAMSSKMALMMASPHKHVSITMEETRPLLEAQVAEKEKETVDWWSKFYVSLGDQEKCGPYLKKGYDTLKIYDCELEDVPEFKGLTDFCDTFKLQQGKNDNGDDDPTVVGEFKGSFKVYPLPDDPGVAPPPRQFRELPDSGPQECLVRIYVVRGMDLQPKDNNGSCDPYIKISLGKNTIDDRDHYLPNTLNPVFGRMFEMTCFLPQDKDLKISVYDYDLLTRDEKVGETVIDLENRFLSRYNSYCGLPQSYCISGINQWRDQLKPSQILENLARLKGLSKPRTEDNGNSLTFNGKEYTLAQFESNKEIHQHLGPPYERLCLHVLRTQGLVPEHVETRTLYSTFQPNLSQGQLQMWVDVFPKSLGLPEPPFDITPRKPKKYFLRAVIWNTTDVTLDETSITGERMSDIYVKGWMPGMEEDKQKTDVHYRSLDGDGNFNWRFVFGLDYLPAEQLCLVSKKEHFWSLDKTEFRIPPKLIVQIWDNDKFSLDDYLGTVELDLRNLVAPAKTPEKCSLDMMDNVEIGPHKAEQNKSLFAQQSVRGWWPCSIEQDGKKVLGGKVEMTLEIVSEVDADERPAGKGRDEPNMNPKLDLPNRPETSFFWFTNPCKTMKFIVWRRFKWVFIGLIILIIVVLFIAILLYSLPNYISMKIVKPLS, encoded by the exons ATTCCTCGGGTCTGCTaaaatctatttgaaagacCTCGCTTCAGGTCAAGCGAGATCACTGCCGTGTAAAAATGTTCCCCTGGTCAGTGAAAGTGGACAGAATATTGGA GCAACAATCAATCTTTTGGTCGGCTATGATGCTCCAGCAAACGCTGTACCAAACCCCAATGATCCTCAGTCAGGAGAAACTACAGTGGATGCTG gaggtggtggtggcggCGAGGAGGGCAATGGAACTCTTCCAGATGGGAGCCAAAGCGGCCCTGCAGGGACGTCCCCATCCGGTGGTCAGTCGGTTAATCTTCGTCGGGGTGTGGCCAGGGCACAGAGTCGATATCGACTTGCAAATAAACCTCAGGACTTTCAG ATTCGAGTCCGGATCATCGAGGCCCGTCAGTTGCCTGGCAACAACATCAAACCAGTAGTCAAGGTTTACGTTTGTGGGCACACCCACAGGACCAGGATTAAGAGGGGAAACAACCCCTTCTTCGATGAG aTATTCTTCTACAATGTCCACATGTTACCGTCCGATCTGTTTGATGAGAACATTAGTTTTCGG GTGTATAACTCCTGTTCACTGAGGGCTGACAGTCTTATGGGAGAATTCAAG GTGGACGTTGGTTATGTTTATGATGAGCCAG CCCATTGTGTCATGAGGAAGTGGATCCTTTTGAATGACCTAGATGACTCCAGCTCTGGGGCTAAAGGCTACCTGAAAGTCAGCCTCTTTGTTGTCGGGACTGGCGATGATCCTCCG GTGGAAAAGAGAGAGTCCAATGATGACCATGATGACATAGAGAGTAATCTGCTGCTTCCAGCGGGCGTGACTCTTAGATGGGCCACGCTGTCACTGAAGGTGTTCAGAGCTGAGGACATTCCCCAGA TGGATGATGCATTTGTCCAGAATTTGAAAGAACTTTTTGGAGGAGAAGCAAACAGGAAAAACCTGGTGGATCCCTTTTTGGAGGCTAGCTTTGCTGGCAGAAAG TTGTGCACACAAATCATTGAGACGAATGCCAACCCAGAGTGGAACGAAGTACTGAACCTTCAAGTCAAG TTCCCCTCCATGTGTGAGCGTGTCAAACTAACGGTGTTTGATTG GGATCGTTTGACAGGAAATGATGCCATCGGCACCACGTACCTGAATCTGGCCAACATAGCCTCCTCTGGTGGAGAGATAGAAg GTAACTCAGGGGAGTCTGAGGTGGGCTTCCTGCCTGCGTTTGGGCCCTGTTATATCAACTTGTATGGCAGCCCCAGAGAGTTCACTGGCTTCCCAGACCCCTATGAGGATCTCAATTTTGGCAAG GGAGAAGGCGTGGCGTACAGAGGCAGGATTCTGGTCGAGCTGTCCACTAAGCTAGAGGGGAAAGCAGACAAAGCAGTAGACAAAATCCACAGTGATGACGTCCTGGTGGTACAG AAATACCAGAGGAGGAGAAAATACTGCCTCTGTGCAGTCTTCCACAGCGCCTCAATGATTCAGGAACCTGGAGAACCAATCCAGTTTGAGGTCAGCATCGGTAATTATGGCAACAAACTGGACACCACCTGCAAACCGCTGGCCTCCACCACACAATATAGTTGTGCTATATTTGATG GTAATCATTATTACTACCTGCCCTGGGCAAACACTAAGCCAGTGGTTGTGGTTACCTCATACTGGGAGGACATCAGCCACCGTCTGGACTCCGTCAACATCATCCTCTACATTACTCACCACTTG caATCAAACTTGGAGGAATTTAAAACGGCAATCTTGGCAAAAGTCTCAGACAACCAGCTAGCTGAGGTGTGGCTGAAGTTACTCAATCAGCTGATTGAAGACCTAGAAAG TTTCCCAACACCTGAGCTCGAGGGCCACTCCAACCTGACAACTCTGGACATCCAAATCAAGAAGCTGCGAGACAGGGCTTTGACCAGCATCAAAGATGGAGCCAGACGCATGAGAGAGGAGGCCGGAGAGATCCGTGACACTTTGTCCGATTTGGAGTCCTGGGTAGAAAAGCTCAAAACGCTGGCTGAAGAg CCCCAGATCAGCATGCCTGATGTGATCATCTGGATGCTACGGGGTGAGAAAAGAGTGGCCTGCAGTCGCATCCCAGCTCATCAGATCCTCTACTCTACATTCAGTGAGCAGGCCTGTGGGCAGCATTGCGGCAAGACACAGACTGTGTATTTACAG TACCCCATGGACAAGAACAAGGGCTTAAAGGTGCCAGTTCAGATTAGAGTTAACATGTGGCTGGGTCTGTCTGCACATGAGAAAAAGTTCAGCTCATACTCCGAGGGAAGCTTCAGTGTGTTTGCCGAACTG TACGAAAATCAGGCTCAGGTGTTCGGGAAGTGGGGGACTACGGGACTGGTGGGGCGCCATAAGTTTTCTGATGTAACCGGCAAACTAAAGCTAAAAAAGGAGTACTTCATTCCACCCAGAGGATGGGAGTGGGAGTCTGAGTGGTTCATTGATCCAGAGAAAGC TCTGCTAACAGAAGCTGATGCAGGACACACTGAATTCATGGATGAGGTTTTCCAGAATGAGACCCGCTTCCCAGGTGGAGACTGGAAGGCTGCTTCTGAACCCTTCACTGATGTG AATGGAGAGAAAAGTCGCAACCCTACAGAGTTTGATTGTCCCCCAGGTTGGAACTGGGAGGATGAGTGGACTGTGGATATCAACAGAGCTGTGGATGATCAAG GCTGGGAATATGGAGTCACCATTCCTCCAGATGACAAGCCTCGGTCCTGGGTTCCTGCAGAGAAGATGTACCACGTTCACCGCAGAAGAAGGCTGATTCGACCCCGCAAGAGGAGTAAAGTCCCCGGAGGAACAGCTGTGGAG AGACGGGATCAAGGCAACCCTGAGGGCTGGGAATTCTcttctctgattggctggaaaTTCCACAGAAatgagaggtcatcagatacgTTTCGGCGAAGGCGCTGGAGGAGAAAAATGGCACCGGAAAGTCGCCTCGGAGCAGCTGCCATCTTCCAGCTGGAGGGAGCATTG GGTATTGACACAGAGGAGAACGAGAAAGATTCCAAGGGTGACGCTACCAAGCTATTTGGTGCCAACACGCCTACTGTGTCCTGCTCCTTTGACA GGTCATATATGTACCATCTCCGTGTCTACGTCCATCAGGCACGCAACATGACCTCCATGGACAAAGATAGTTTCTCTG ATCCATATGCACATGTCTCCTTCCTGCATGTCAGTAAGACAACAGAGAAGCTAAGAGCAACTCTGAACCCAACCTGGGACCAGACTCTGATTTTTAATGATGTAGAGATTTACGGAGACCCCCAGAAGATTGCTTACCGCCCTCCCAATGTTGTCCTGGAGTTCTACGATAGTGACCAAGTG GGGAAGGACGAAATGCTGGGCCGCAGTATTTGCACCCCAATAGTAAAACTGAATTCTGCTATGGATCAGACACCAAAACTGTTGTGGCATCCCATCATCCAGAAGGGGAAGGTGGCCGGGGAGGCTCTTGTGGCTGCTGAACTCATTCTTAAAAACAAG TCAGGAGACTCAGATCTTCCACTAGTTCCCCCAAAGAGAGAGAACATCTACATGGTACCTCAGGGCATTCGGCCTGTGGTGCAGCTGACTgctgtggag ATTCTTGCATGGGGCCTGAGGAAAATGAAGCCATACCAACTGGCAGCAATATCGTCACCCAGCCTCGTGGTGGAATGTGGGGGGCAGAGGGTAGAGTCGGCCGTCATCAAGAACATGAAGAAGAATCCAAACTTCCCGAGCTCTGTCCTCTTCATCAAAGTG CTTCTTCCGAAGGAAGAGATGTACACGCCTCCAATTGTGCTGAAGGTAATAGACCACCGTCCATTTGGCAGGAAGCCCGTGGTAGGCCAGTGCACTATCAGTTCTTTGGAGCAGTTCAGATGTGATCCATATGTCATCACCGCCGAAGGAGCAATGTCATCTAAAA TGGCTCTGATGATGGCGTCGCCTCACAAACATGTCTCTATCACCATGGAGGAGACAAGGCCACTGCTAGAAGCTCAG GTTGCTGAGAAG GAAAAAGAGACAGTTGATTGGTGGAGTAAATTCTACGTCTCGCTAGGAGACCAGGAGAAATGTGGTCCTTACCTCAAGAAAGGATACGATACCCTCAAA ATCTATGACTGCGAACTGGAAGATGTCCCAGAATTCAAAGGGCTTACTGATTTCTGCGACACCTTCAAACTCCAGCAAGGCAAGAACGACAATGGCGATGATGATCCCACTGTGGTTGGAGAGTTTAAG GGTTCGTTCAAAGTGTACCCCTTGCCAGATGACCCAGGTGTAGCTCCTCCACCGCGTCAGTTCAGAGAACTCCCAGATAGCGGACCTCAGGAGTGTCTGGTTAGGATTTATGTGGTTCGGGGCATGGACCTCCAGCCCAAAGACAATAATGGCAGT TGCGATCCATACATAAAGATATCACTGGGAAAAAACACGATCGATGACAGAGACCACTACCTACCCAACACCCTCAACCCTGTGTTTGGAAG GATGTTTGAGATGACGTGTTTCCTGCCCCAGGACAAGGACCTGAAGATCTCTGTTTATGACTATGATCTGCTTACTCGTGACGAGAAGGTCGGCGAGACAGTGATCGACCTGGAGAACCGCTTCCTGTCTCGATATAATTCATACTGCGGCTTGCCTCAAAGCTACTGCAT TTCTGGCATCAACCAGTGGCGGGACCAGCTGAAGCCATCTCAGATTCTTGAGAATCTGGCTCGTCTTAAAGGACTTTCCAAGCCCAGGACGGAAGATAATGGAAATTCACTCACCTTCAATGGAAAAGAATACACACTGGCTCAGTTTG AGAGCAACAAGGAAATTCATCAGCACTTGGGTCCACCTTATGAACGCCTCTGTCTGCACGTGCTCAGAACACAGGGTCTCGTCCCTGAACATGTGGAAACTAGGACGCTTTACAGCACCTTTCAGCCCAACCTCTCTCAG GGACAACTTCAGATGTGGGTGGATGTTTTTCCCAAAAGCTTAGGCCTCCCCGAGCCTCCCTTTGACATCACACCACGCAAACCAAAGAA GTATTTCCTGCGTGCTGTCATCTGGAACACCACAGATGTGACTCTGGATGAGACCAGTATCACTGGAGAGCGCATGAGCGACATCTATGTTAAAGG CTGGATGCCAGGAATGGAGGAGGACAAGCAGAAGACCGATGTCCACTACAGGTCTCTGGATGGCGATGGTAACTTTAACTGGCGATTCGTCTTTGGGCTTGACTACCTGCCAGCTGAACAACTCTGCCTTGTATCCAAGAAG GAACACTTTTGGAGTCTTGATAAAACAGAGTTCCGGATTCCTCCCAAACTGATTGTTCAGATTTGGGATAATGACAAATTCTCACTGGATGATTACCTAG GTACTGTGGAGCTGGATTTGCGTAACCTGGTTGCTCCTGCGAAGACCCCAGAGAAATGCTCTCTGGATATGATGGATAATGTGGAAATAGGTCCACACAAGGCAGAGCAGAACAAGTCTCTGTTTGCTCAGCAGTCAGTCAGAGGCTGGTGGCCTTGCTCTATTGAACAAGATGGGAAGAAGGTCCTGGGT GGCAAAGTGGAGATGACACTGGAGATTGTGAGTGAAGTGGATGCAGACGAGCGACCTGCAGGAAAAGGTCGGGATGAACCCAACATGAATCCAAAACTGGACCTTCCAAA TCGCCCAGAAACATCCTTCTTCTGGTTCACCAACCCATGTAAGACCATGAAGTTCATTGTGTGGAGAAGGTTCAAGTGGGTCTTTATTGGACTTATCATCCTCATCATAGTGGTCCTCTTCATCGCCATCCTGTTGTATTCTTTACCG AACTACATCTCAATGAAGATCGTGAAACCCTTAAGTTAG